The Phycodurus eques isolate BA_2022a chromosome 17, UOR_Pequ_1.1, whole genome shotgun sequence nucleotide sequence TGTTACTCAACTCACCTCCTTTGCGTCCAGACTGCATCATCATACGTCTACGGACAGTGTCAAAGGGGTAGGAGGTCAGGCCGGCGACGGCTGTCACAGTCTGGGCGATCATCCAGCTTACAAGAATGTGAGTGTTATTGGGGTCAGGCAACATACCTGTGAGCAACAGAACACGCATTAGTTACGGAGCCTTCCGTCTAACAGAAAAATGAGTCTCAAAAGCGCACGCGCTACCCTTAGCGGTGTCGTAGATGCCAAAGTAAGCAGCCCTGTAGATGATGATCCCCTGCACGGACACATTGAAGCCCTGATACAAGCCTCGCAGACCGTCAGACTTGGAGATCTTGACCAAGCAGTCACCGAGACCGTTGAACTCCCTCCCGGCGCCGGGCTTTCCGACGTCGGCAGCCAGACGGGTACGGGCGAAGTCGAGGGGGTACACGAAGCACAGGGAGGTGGCTCCGGCGGCTCCGCCTGATGCCAAGTTGCCGGCGAAGTACCTCCAGAACTGAGTGCGTTTGTCGACACCGTCCAGGAAGATCTTCTTGTACTTGTCCTTGAAAGCGAAGTTGAGGGCCTGGGTGGGGAAATACCTGATGACATTGGCAAGGTTACCTCTCCAGAAAGAGAGGAAGCCCTGCTCCTTGGGGATACGGACGACACAGTCCACAATTCCCTTATACT carries:
- the si:dkey-251i10.1 gene encoding ADP/ATP translocase 3, which gives rise to MSETAISFAKDFLAGGISAAISKTAVAPIERVKLLLQVQHASKQITADKQYKGIVDCVVRIPKEQGFLSFWRGNLANVIRYFPTQALNFAFKDKYKKIFLDGVDKRTQFWRYFAGNLASGGAAGATSLCFVYPLDFARTRLAADVGKPGAGREFNGLGDCLVKISKSDGLRGLYQGFNVSVQGIIIYRAAYFGIYDTAKGMLPDPNNTHILVSWMIAQTVTAVAGLTSYPFDTVRRRMMMQSGRKGADIMYSGTIDCWRKIARDEGGKAFFKGAWSNVLRGMGGAFVLVLYDELKKVI